CTGGCGACGACGCCAGCGCCGACGGTGCGGCCGCCCTCACGGATCGCGAAGCGCATGCCTTCCTCGATCGCGATGGGGGTGATCAGCTCGATCTCCATCTGGATGTTGTCGCCGGGCATGACCATCTCAACGCCCGCAGGCAGGACGATCGAACCGGTGACGTCGGTGGTCCGGACGTAGAACTGGGGCTTGTAGCCGGGGAAGAAGGGGGTGTGA
This genomic window from bacterium contains:
- the tuf gene encoding elongation factor Tu (EF-Tu; promotes GTP-dependent binding of aminoacyl-tRNA to the A-site of ribosomes during protein biosynthesis; when the tRNA anticodon matches the mRNA codon, GTP hydrolysis results; the inactive EF-Tu-GDP leaves the ribosome and release of GDP is promoted by elongation factor Ts; many prokaryotes have two copies of the gene encoding EF-Tu), translated to EEGLAGDNVGLLMRGIAKEEIERGQVLAKPGSIKPHTKFKGEVYVLTKEEGGRHTPFFPGYKPQFYVRTTDVTGSIVLPAGVEMVMPGDNIQMEIELITPIAIEEGMRFAIREGGRTVGAGVVASIMG